The genome window GAGAGCCCGACGTAGTGAATGCGGTCGAATCCCTGTGTCTCGCGCAGCCAGTGCGTCATGGCGAGGAGGTCTCGAGCCTCGCGTTCGAAAGAGAGTCCAGGGATGTTCGCCTCGGGCGGTTCGTCGTACTCGGGTGGCCGGTCTGACTCGCCGTAGCCGCGCATGTCGGGAGCGAAGGTGGCCTGGCCGCGTTCGGCAGCGTACGGCAGCCAGCCGAACTCCGGCGCGACGGGCGGGTCGAACATCGGGACCGCGCCGTAGGTCATCCCGTGGACGAAGATAACCGCCTCTTCGGGATCGGCGGCGGCCGTCCGCTCCCACACCCGGAGCCGATAGCCGTCGTCCATCGTGAGGTCGTGTTCCGTCAGGTCACCGTCGTTGACCGTTTTGGGCGTTTCACGGTCGTATTCGTTACTCGCGCCGCCCGTCGCAGCCGTGCCGAGTGCAGCAGTCCCGGCAGCACCGGCCAGGAACGTCCGTCTCGAGGGCGATGGTGTGTTGTCATTTCGCATGGTAAGTACAACGATCCAACGAGTCCGAAGATAACGCTACTCGATCGTTTCGAGAACGTACGTCGTGGGTCCTACGACTCTCACGGCCAGCGAAACACGTTCGACGAGAGCCGATCGGTGTCGCTGGAGCCGCCGGACGTCCCAGGTAGTGTATGCGTGAGTTTCAGCGGACGGGCGCTCGAGCTACGAGCGCGTTGGGCCGCCCGTTTCCGGTCGACGTGGCTAGTACGTCGTGATTTTGAAACGGACGACCGTCCCGCTGCAGGACCGATGCCGACTCACTCCATGTTCAGTGCGTCCCAGCGACCGATCCGAGGACCACCGTGGTCGCCGGAGACGTCTTTCTCATCGTCGGGGTCGTCCGTCTCCTCGCGCGTCTCGAGGTACGTCGCGAGCTGGTCTGCGTACTCGGCGATCGCCGTCCGCGCCGCGTCGTCTTGCAGTGCGACAGCTTGTACGACGTAATCGGGCACCTCGAGCGCCGGCTCTCGCGTCTCGGCGTAGGTCGCAATCGTCTGCAGTTCCGCTGGTGAGTGCTCGGCGAACCGCTCGACGAGAAACGACGGCATCTCGTCTGCTGGCTCGGGTGAAGATGACATACACACGAATACGAACTATGACCCATAAGCTTTGGTTACTGTTCACAGTCGGAGCCGACCGACACGAGTCGCTACACTCGACAGCACAACGAAAAAACGAGAAGAGAGATCACGGCCGTGCCGTACGGGTGCGAAAAGTTGGCTTACGCCAGTGTTTCGATGAGTCCGTCGAAAGCCGAACACCCGAGAAGCGAGGTTATGCGAGCTTCTCGATATTCGCGACGACTTCGTCTGCGAACTCGCTGGTGGCGAGTTTCTCGGCGTCCTCGAGTTGTCGTTCGAGGTCGTAGGTGACCTTCCCGGAGGAGATGGTCTCCTCGACGGCGTCCCGGACGAGGTCGGCAGCGTCGTGCCAGCCCATGTACTCGAGCATCATGCGCCCCGAGAGGATCATCGCGGTTGGGTTGACCTTGTCCTGGCCTTCGTACTTGGGTGCCGAACCGTGGACGGGTTCGGCGAGCATGCGGCCCTCGCCGAAGTTGCCACCGGGGGCGATGCCGAGGCCACCGATCTGGGCACCACAGGCGTCGGACATGTAGTCACCGTTTAAGTTCATCGTCGCGACGACGTCGTACTCGTCGGTGCGGGTCAGAATCTGCTGGAGCATGTTGTCCGCGATGCGGTCGTTGACGACGACGGCGTCTTCTGGCGCTTCGCCGTCTCGCTCTTCCCAGAGAGTGTCCTCGGTGATGACCTCGTCGCCGTACTCCTCTTCGGCGACCTCGTAGCCCCAGTCGCGGAACTGGCCTTCGGTGAACTTCATGATGTTCCCCTTGTGGACCAGCGTCACGGAGTCACGGTCGTTCTCGAGGGCGTAGTCGATGGCCTCGCGGACGAGTCGCTTCGTTCCGAACTCGGTGATCGGCTTGACGCCGATGCCGACGGGGCCGTCGTGGATGACGCCCGTTGCGCCCATCTCGTCTTCGACGAACGCCTTGACTTGCTCGACTTCGTCGGTGCCGGCTTCCCACTCGATGCCGGCGTAGACGTCCTCCGTGTTCTCACGGAAGGTGACCATGTCCATCTTCTCGGGCTCTTTGACGGGGGACGGAACGCCGTCTAAGTGGTAGGTCGGGCGGACGTTCGCGTAGAGGTCGAGCAGCTTGCGCAGCCCGACGTTCAGCGAGCGGAAGCCAGCGCCGACGGGCGTCGTCAGCGGACCCTTGATGGCGACGCGGTGGTCTTTGATCGCCTCGACGGTCTCCTCTGGCAGGTTCTCGTCGTACATCTCGCGGGCGGACTCGCCAGCGTAGACGCGCATCCAGTTGATCTCGCGGCCGGTAGCTTCTGCGGCAGCGCCGAGGACCTTCTGGGCGGCCGGACCGACGTCGCTTCCGACACCGTCACCGTAGATAATCGGGATGATCGGGTTGTCGGGGACCTCGAGTTCGGTCTCGGAATCCGCTTTCAGCGTGATCTTTTCTCCCTCTTCGGGGACTTCGATCTTGTCGTAGCTCATTTCGTCTGTACGGTGCTCGGACGGTGGGTAAAAGACCTACCATTTCCGTCCGTGAGGGGGTCCGGTATCCCGCCTCCAACCAGTACGGGGTCACCAATCGTCCGGAAACCGAGTCGTCACCGGCGTCAGACGGGTAAAAAAGACGAACGATCGTGAACGTCGGGAGGCCGGGTGACGGTGTGCGTCTCGGCGATTGTCGCGAGGCCAAACGTCGTCTGACGGAGGACAATCCGGGAACGTCGGAGACCATGGGTTGTAAACGCAATGAGGGTTGGATGTCAGTACACGCTGAACAGTGGTCGCCGTCCAGTACGACGTGAGACTGCCGAGTACGAGACGAACTATGCGTATGCTTCGGACAGCAGTATCACTCGCGGCTCGTCTCGACGTCGTCCGGGATATCGTCGTGAAGCCCCTCGCCGGGGTCCCGCCGTGGGTGTCGCCAGTAGCGGGCGATGACCACTACGCCAGTAACGATGAGGATGATCCCGAGGCCACCCAGCAGTGCCAGCTGGCCCGCAGCCAGCCATCCCTCCTCGAGCGCCACCCACAGCATTGCAAGGGCGGAGATTCCCCAGACAACGAGCGTCGTCCCGACGTCTACACGGTCCCGGTCAGCATCGAACGCCAGCCGTCCCAGTGCGATCACGCCCAGCACTACACAGAAGACAACGAGCAAGGCGACCGGCGTCATCGTCGCCGTGGTTCACAACCGTCCGTCGTAAGTGTGGGGGTTTTACCCCGACTGTTCTCGAGTGGCTCGGGACGGACGACCGCGGCCGTTTCGAACGTCGTATACGTCAGGTTCGAGAACCACTGTCACATGCAGGTGCTCGTACACGGTGGCGCCGGAACCGAACCAGACGACCCCGAAACCAGACGAGCCGTTCTCGAGCAGGCGGCCGCCGACGGCGCGGCGGAATCGACCACGGTCGACGCGGTCGAGGCCGCCGTCAGGGTTCTCGAATCGTCGCCGCGGTTCAACGCTGGCGTGGGCGGCGCGGTCCAGAGCGACGGCGAGATCCGAACCGACGCGGGGATCATGACCGACGATCGCGCGGTCGGTGCAGCCTGTTCGATGCCCGGCGTCGAACACGCCATCAACGTCGCCCGTGTCGTCATGGAGGAGACCCCCCATGGCTTCGTCTCCGGCGAGCACGCCATCAGGCTAGCCGAAACGTACGGGATCGAGACCGGCGTCGACCTCTGGTCCGAGCGCACCCGCAAGCGGTGGGCTGAGCTTGATCCAGCGACGGGCGTCGACGCCGAACTCGAGTGGATCCGCGAGCAGTACGGACGGTCGGACCCGGACGGCCGCGAGGACGGTGACACGAGCACCGAAGAGCCCCCTGCAGACCTCGATCACGACACGGTCGGCGCGGTCGCTTTCGACGGAGAGTCGCTGGCTGCGGCGACCTCGACCGGTGGCCGATGGCTCGCGCTCGCGGGTCGCGTCGGCGACGTCCCGCAGGTCGGCTCCGGCTTTTATTGCTGTCCTGCGGCGGCGGTCAGCGCGACGGGAGCCGGCGAAGATATCGCCCGAGTCACCCTGTCACGCCGGGTCGCACGCCACGTCGAGCGTGGTCTCGAGGCCAGCGTGGCCGCCGAACTCGCCATCGAGGAGTTCGCCGAACTGACCGGCTCGACGGCTGGCGTTATCTGTATCGACGCACGTGGAACGCTGGGTTCGGCGTACAATAGCACCGCCATGCAGACCGCTCGAGCCTCGAGCGGCGACGACTGAACCGTCACCGCCGGATCGTCGACCGAGGGCAAACCAGGACTGACCGATCGTTCGGCCTCAGAAGTTCGACGATCATCGTATGGGGGATTTATTATCGTCGAAAACAGCTCATCGAGTATGTCCAACTCGTCGAACCGTGCGACTGGGACCTGTCCAAGCTGTGGAGCAAGGCTATCGAACGTGCAAGGGCTTTCGGCCTGTCCCGAATGTGCGTGGATCGAACGACGAGCACAGATCTGAGACACGGGGCCACCACGAGAGTCATACTGGCAGACGGAACTCGTGTGAGGATTCGTCGCTCCCGTCCGCCGAATGCGCTTCAGTAACTGCCATCTGACAGTATCACTGCCGGTCGGCGCAGCCGACTGGAGCCGCGAAATCGGGCCGGGAACGTTCGAGAGCGGAACCTCTTTTTGTCGACCAGTCCAACCCCGGTGCATGACTGAATCCGAGGTGGACCTCGAGGCAACGCAGTACGAGAAACACCGCGAGGCGGGTGAGATCTTGGCCCAGGTACGCGAAGAGACCGCAGACCGTGTCGAGGTCGGGGCGAGCCACCTCGAAATCGCCGAGTATGCCGAAGATCGCATCCGCGAACTCGGCGGGAAGCCGGCGTTCCCGGTCAACATCTCGATCGACGAGGAGGCTGCCCACGCGACCCCGTCGATCGACGACGAGACGACCTTCGGCGAGGAGATGGTCAACCTCGATATCGGCGTCCACGTCGACGGCTGGCTCGCCGACACGGCGATCACGGTCGACCTCTCGGGAACCCCCGAACTCGCCGAAGCATCCGAACAGGCGCTCGAGGCTGCTATCGAGGTCGTCGAACCGGGCGTCGACACCGGCGACATCGGTGCCGAAATCGAGGACGTCATCGACGGCTACGGCTACAACCCCGTCGTCAACCTCACCGGTCACGGACTGGGCCACTGGGAACAACACACCAGCCCCAACATCCCGAATCGGGCGGTCTCCCAGGGGACGACCCTCGAGGTCGGCGACGTCGTCGCCATCGAGCCGTTCGCCACCGACGGCGGCGGGAAGGTCACCGAGGGTGCCAAAGAAGAGATCTACGCGCTCGAGCGTGAAGGCACCGTTCGGAACCGGCAGGCCCGCCAGGCGCTCGAGCAGATCACCGAGGAGTTCCGCACGCTGCCGTTCGCGACGCGCTGGCTCGAAACCGACCGCGCCGAGATGGCAGTGCGCCGGCTCAAGCGAAACAACGTCCTCCACGGCTACCCCGTCCTCAAAGAGGACGACGGCTGTCTCGTCAGCCAGAAAGAACACACGGTCATCGTCACCGAAGACGGCTGTGAAGTGACGACGAAGCGATAGAGGGGCGTCAGAAACGACGGTTCGACCTCGAGTCGCCCCTCGAGCGGCGTATCGATACGAGTAACGCGGTGAGCGGGCGCTTACTGTCGCTCCAGTCAAAAATCGTCGGCCCACTAGCCGGTTGTGTCGGTGAATCGTCCTGGATGAATCGGGCGAATCGTCCAGTATCGAAGACGGTCGATCGGGGACGGACTGTACTTGCGCTACTCGATGTCGCGGAACAGCCCGTTTCGGAGGTCACGGCCGAAGTAGTAGCCCGCGAGCGACGCGACGAGCCCGACCGCCGCGCCGATGAGCAGCGGCATCTCGAGTGAGACCGCGAGGGCCACCATCAGGTCGGTCGTCAGTAACGACGTGAGACCGCCAGCAGCAGCGCCCGCGGTCGCCAACTCGAGGTAGCGCCGTTTCGAGGTGACGAGCCCGGCGAGAAACGCGATCCCGAACGCGCCGATCAGGCTACCGATGCCAGCGAGCGGGATCACGGTATTCCCGAGAAGTAATCCGGCACCGAGGACGAGCACGAACGCGAGAAACGCTTTCGGCGAGAACAGCTCTCCAGTCGAGACCGACGGGGTGAGCCGTCCAAGTCGGGACCCGGTTCGGGTCGCCGTCGCGTCGGTTTCGGCGTCACTGGCCGGCTGGACCGAACCCGTCCGTGAGTCGGACGACTCGAGCGGTTCGCTGGCGGCGTGGTCGTCGACCTGGTCGGCACCGCCGGAGTCGGAGAGCAGCCGCTCGGTCTCCTCGAGGAGGTCGTCGGTCGAGGCCGGCTCCCGACTCTCGGTGAGTTCCTCCGAGCGATCAGTCATATTCGAGTGGATGCTCGCCGGAACCATGGACCTTTCCCCCACGGTCGCTCTCGTTCGAGGCAGGTCGCTTCGGGGCTCGTGCTGGTTCGACCCCCCAGTAACGTGAAACTGAGCAGATCGTGGTTTTTCACCATCACGTTCGCCGAGATTGCAAAATATTCTGGAAGAGTATATATAGTGGGTGACCAGTTTGTCAGGACATATGCACGCTGCTGACATGGGGGACGGACAGGGGTCGAACCGATCGTCGGCACCTCGAGTGACACTCGGGCGACGACGAACGTGGAGGGACGAAAATGGCGAGTAAGTCCGCCGAGGAGGTGACCGAGGCGGCCGACCTCACCTATCCCGCGACCGACTGGCGGGGCTTCTTTGCGAACCACTTCGGGCCGTCGATGCTATGGGCGCTGATCAGCATCGGTGCCAGTCACATCGTGCTCGCACCGACGCTCGGCGGTCACTTCGGGCTGTGGGCGATCTGGGTGTTCGCGATCATCTACCTCGCAAAGTACGGCGCGTGGGAACTCGGCATCCGGTACAACTACGGCGTCGGGCGTAACCCCGTCGAGGCCTACGGCGACTTGCCGGGGCCGGGCAACTGGATGCAGTGGTTTACCGTCGCCGTGTTCACGATCGCCTACTCGGGGATTACGGCTGCCGTCGGCATGAGCACCGCGGCCTTCGTCGCGGCGTTGACGCCGCTGTCGTTCACCTGGTCGTTCGTCGTCTTCGTCGGCCTGGCGGGCGTACTCGTCTTTTTCACCCGCTACTCGCTGCTCGAGAAGATCCTGATCGGCTTCACCATCGCGCTCGGGGTATTCATCCTCGTCGCCGTGCTCGTCGGCCCGCCGTCGGCCGACGTAATCGCAGCGACGGCGTTTACCTCGCCGGACCTGACCGGGCCGCTGTTCGTCGGGCTGTTCGCGGCCGCGGCCGGGTTCGCCCCGACGGGGTTCAGCACGAGCGTCCTGATCGGAAGCTGGAGTATGGCGAAAGGCGACGGGGCCGTCGAACTCCGAGAGAACGGCCTCGATCCGACCGACGAACGGTACCACGACTACATCGCCCAGTGGATCGAGACTGGCCGCCGTGATTTCAACATCGGCTACGCGTTCAGCTTCCTGCTGATCGTCGCGATGGTCGTGCTGGCGTCGAACGTCCTGTATCCGGAGCCGCCGGCCGACGACAACCTTGCGCTGACGATCGGCACCATCGTCAGCGGCTCGTTCGGCGAGTGGTCGTACTACGCGATGGTGATCGGCGCGTTCGCAGCGCTGTACTCGACGGTCATCACGCTGCTCGATGGTGCCTCGCGGGCGACTGCCGACACGCTGCCGCTGGCGCTCGAGCGCCCCGAACTGGACAGCGAGCGGATCAGAAAAGCCGTCGTCGTCGGGATCGTCGCCGTCAGTTGTTCAGTCGTCGTGGCGCTGGGAACGGTTCCCGTCACCTTCCTGATCTGGATCTCGGCGATCCTGGCGATCACCGAGATTCTGTTCTATCCGGCGAACTGGTACATCGTCCGTGAACATCTCCCCGAGGCGTTCCAGCCATCGACTGGGTGGGTCGTCTACTACGTCGTGAGCCTGGTGCTCGTGTTGCTTTTCGGGGTCATGGGGGCCGCCTCGGAGTTCGGCTACGTCTAGGCAGGTACCGACGCGAATCAGTCGGGACCCGTTCGATCCGCGACTCGAAACGTAACTGCGTTTTATCACGATTGGGCTGGTACCGTCGCGGGTGAACGTCGAACTGGTGGTCTTCGGGCTCATCGCGATCGCGATCGGTATCGCGCTCCTGTACGCCGCTCGCCACCTTTATCCGCGACTCGAGCTCGTCGACGAAGCGCTCGCGTCGGTCCGGCTGTTGACGGCGATCATCGTCGCGCTCTTGTTGTTGGGTGGGCTCGGTCTCGTACTCGTCGGCGCGCTGATGTAGCCGGCTCCGCCTCGTTGGCGACGGCACGTGTGTCGAATCGAAAGCGTGCCTTCAAGTCCGACGCCGTGTAACGGCCACGCATGAATCCAGGCGATCGCGTTCGCGTCGACCGCGACGACCGCACGTACGAGGGCGTCTTGCTCCCCTCGAGTTCTGACGAGCACCTCGTGGTGAAACTCGAGGGTGGCTACAACGTCGGCGTCGATCGTGCCGAAGCGGACGTCGACGTACTCGCGGAAGACGTCTACGAGATCGACGGGAAAGACTCGGTCGGCGACGAGGCATCGGAGATCGCGTTCGACGACGACCTCCCGACGATCTCGCTCATCTCGACCGGCGGGACGATCGCGTCGACGGTCGATTACCGAACCGGTGCGGTGACGGCGCAGTTCGACGCCGAAGACGTCCTGCGTGCGGTCCCCGATCTCGCGGGCCGGGCGAACTATCGCGGCCGCGTCGTCGCGAACATCCTCTCTGAGAACATGGAACCGCCGATCTGGCAGGACCTCGCCGAGGCGGTCCGCGAGGAGATCGAAGCGGGTGTCGACGGCGTCGTCGTCATGCACGGCACCGATACGATGCAGTATTCCGCCAGCGCGCTCGCATTCATGCTCGAGACGCCCGTGCCGGTCGTCTTTACCGGGAGTCAGCGCTCGGCTGACCGGCCTTCCTCGGACAACGTAATGAACGCCGTCTGCGCCGTCGAAGCCGCCAAAAGCGACTGTGCAGAGGTACTCGTCTGCATGCACGGCTCCGAGTCCGACGACGTCTGTGCACTCCACCGCGGCACCCGCGTCCAGAAGAACCACACCTCCCGCCGGGACGCCTTCGAGACCGTCGGCGCGGAGCCACTGGGCCTGATCGACTACGAAACGGAAGCACTCACCTGGAACCGAGACTATCAGGAACGCGGTGCCGTAGACCTCGACCTCGTCTCCGGTCTCGAGTCCGACGTCGAACTGCTGAAGTTCACGCCCGGCATGGACCCCGCGTTCCTCGACGTCGTCGAGGGAAGCGAGGGGCTGATCATCGAAGGGACGGGACTGGGCCACGTCCACACCGACCTGATCCCTCGCATCGAGGAACTGATCGACGGCGGGACGACAG of Natrarchaeobaculum sulfurireducens contains these proteins:
- a CDS encoding Nramp family divalent metal transporter, with product MASKSAEEVTEAADLTYPATDWRGFFANHFGPSMLWALISIGASHIVLAPTLGGHFGLWAIWVFAIIYLAKYGAWELGIRYNYGVGRNPVEAYGDLPGPGNWMQWFTVAVFTIAYSGITAAVGMSTAAFVAALTPLSFTWSFVVFVGLAGVLVFFTRYSLLEKILIGFTIALGVFILVAVLVGPPSADVIAATAFTSPDLTGPLFVGLFAAAAGFAPTGFSTSVLIGSWSMAKGDGAVELRENGLDPTDERYHDYIAQWIETGRRDFNIGYAFSFLLIVAMVVLASNVLYPEPPADDNLALTIGTIVSGSFGEWSYYAMVIGAFAALYSTVITLLDGASRATADTLPLALERPELDSERIRKAVVVGIVAVSCSVVVALGTVPVTFLIWISAILAITEILFYPANWYIVREHLPEAFQPSTGWVVYYVVSLVLVLLFGVMGAASEFGYV
- a CDS encoding isoaspartyl peptidase/L-asparaginase; this encodes MQVLVHGGAGTEPDDPETRRAVLEQAAADGAAESTTVDAVEAAVRVLESSPRFNAGVGGAVQSDGEIRTDAGIMTDDRAVGAACSMPGVEHAINVARVVMEETPHGFVSGEHAIRLAETYGIETGVDLWSERTRKRWAELDPATGVDAELEWIREQYGRSDPDGREDGDTSTEEPPADLDHDTVGAVAFDGESLAAATSTGGRWLALAGRVGDVPQVGSGFYCCPAAAVSATGAGEDIARVTLSRRVARHVERGLEASVAAELAIEEFAELTGSTAGVICIDARGTLGSAYNSTAMQTARASSGDD
- the map gene encoding type II methionyl aminopeptidase — translated: MTESEVDLEATQYEKHREAGEILAQVREETADRVEVGASHLEIAEYAEDRIRELGGKPAFPVNISIDEEAAHATPSIDDETTFGEEMVNLDIGVHVDGWLADTAITVDLSGTPELAEASEQALEAAIEVVEPGVDTGDIGAEIEDVIDGYGYNPVVNLTGHGLGHWEQHTSPNIPNRAVSQGTTLEVGDVVAIEPFATDGGGKVTEGAKEEIYALEREGTVRNRQARQALEQITEEFRTLPFATRWLETDRAEMAVRRLKRNNVLHGYPVLKEDDGCLVSQKEHTVIVTEDGCEVTTKR
- the gatD gene encoding Glu-tRNA(Gln) amidotransferase subunit GatD yields the protein MNPGDRVRVDRDDRTYEGVLLPSSSDEHLVVKLEGGYNVGVDRAEADVDVLAEDVYEIDGKDSVGDEASEIAFDDDLPTISLISTGGTIASTVDYRTGAVTAQFDAEDVLRAVPDLAGRANYRGRVVANILSENMEPPIWQDLAEAVREEIEAGVDGVVVMHGTDTMQYSASALAFMLETPVPVVFTGSQRSADRPSSDNVMNAVCAVEAAKSDCAEVLVCMHGSESDDVCALHRGTRVQKNHTSRRDAFETVGAEPLGLIDYETEALTWNRDYQERGAVDLDLVSGLESDVELLKFTPGMDPAFLDVVEGSEGLIIEGTGLGHVHTDLIPRIEELIDGGTTVVMTSQCLEGRVCDRVYDTGRDLLDAGVIEAGDTLPGTAKVKLMWALENADDVEAAMGTSLAGELQERSVPWE
- the icd gene encoding isocitrate dehydrogenase (NADP(+)), with amino-acid sequence MSYDKIEVPEEGEKITLKADSETELEVPDNPIIPIIYGDGVGSDVGPAAQKVLGAAAEATGREINWMRVYAGESAREMYDENLPEETVEAIKDHRVAIKGPLTTPVGAGFRSLNVGLRKLLDLYANVRPTYHLDGVPSPVKEPEKMDMVTFRENTEDVYAGIEWEAGTDEVEQVKAFVEDEMGATGVIHDGPVGIGVKPITEFGTKRLVREAIDYALENDRDSVTLVHKGNIMKFTEGQFRDWGYEVAEEEYGDEVITEDTLWEERDGEAPEDAVVVNDRIADNMLQQILTRTDEYDVVATMNLNGDYMSDACGAQIGGLGIAPGGNFGEGRMLAEPVHGSAPKYEGQDKVNPTAMILSGRMMLEYMGWHDAADLVRDAVEETISSGKVTYDLERQLEDAEKLATSEFADEVVANIEKLA